In the Malus domestica chromosome 16, GDT2T_hap1 genome, one interval contains:
- the LOC114822005 gene encoding MADS-box protein CMB1-like isoform X2, producing the protein MGRGKVELKRIENKINRQVTFAKRRKGLLKKAYELSVLCDAEVALIVFSTRGKLSEFSSGPSMAKTLERYQRCTYGELGASQSAEDEQVADSFSFVISFKMDTSITCNDISLSRYQDYLKLKTKVEALQRTQRHFLGEDLVHLGMTELQQLENQLDMSLKKIRSTKEEMLLEANTGLRRKLEESTADLQRSWNSHHQAAQLEGFPEHLQFNNTLQIGYSTPAVTNDEVNVATSSEQSRRGFIPGWML; encoded by the exons ATGGGAAGAGGGAAGGTGGAGCTGAAGAGGATCGAGAATAAGATAAATCGACAGGTAACATTTGCAAAAAGAAGGAAAGGGCTGCTAAAGAAGGCGTACGAGCTCTCAGTTCTCTGTGATGCTGAGGTTGCTCTCATCGTCTTCTCCACCCGTGGAAAGCTCTCTGAGTTCTCCAGCGGCCCTAG CATGGCGAAGACGCTTGAGAGGTATCAAAGATGCACTTATGGAGAACTGGGAGCAAGTCAATCTGCTGAGGACGAACAGGTTGCCGATAGTTTCTCATTTGTAATTAGCTTTAAGATGGATACATCTATTACCTGCAATGACATAAGTTTG AGTAGATACCAAGACTACTTGAAGCTAAAAACGAAAGTAGAGGCCCTTCAACGCACGCAGAG ACATTTTCTTGGGGAAGATTTGGTTCATTTAGGCATGACGGAGCTTCAGCAGCTTGAGAATCAACTCGATATGTCATTGAAGAAAATCAGGTCCACGAAG GAAGAAATGCTGCTGGAAGCAAACACTGGACTGAGAAGGAAG TTGGAAGAAAGTACTGCTGACCTTCAACGATCATGGAATAGCCATCACCAGGCTGCTCAATTAGAAGGATTCCCTGAGCATTTGCAATTCAACAATACATTGCAGATCGG CTACAGTACTCCAGCAGTAACAAATGATGAGGTGAATGTAGCAACGTCATCGGAACAAAGTCGTCGGGGATTCATCCCTGGTTGGATGCTCTGA
- the LOC114822005 gene encoding agamous-like MADS-box protein MADS2 isoform X1, with translation MGRGKVELKRIENKINRQVTFAKRRKGLLKKAYELSVLCDAEVALIVFSTRGKLSEFSSGPSMAKTLERYQRCTYGELGASQSAEDEQVADSFSFVISFKMDTSITCNDISLSRYQDYLKLKTKVEALQRTQRHFLGEDLVHLGMTELQQLENQLDMSLKKIRSTKTQFMHVQISELQRKEEMLLEANTGLRRKLEESTADLQRSWNSHHQAAQLEGFPEHLQFNNTLQIGYSTPAVTNDEVNVATSSEQSRRGFIPGWML, from the exons ATGGGAAGAGGGAAGGTGGAGCTGAAGAGGATCGAGAATAAGATAAATCGACAGGTAACATTTGCAAAAAGAAGGAAAGGGCTGCTAAAGAAGGCGTACGAGCTCTCAGTTCTCTGTGATGCTGAGGTTGCTCTCATCGTCTTCTCCACCCGTGGAAAGCTCTCTGAGTTCTCCAGCGGCCCTAG CATGGCGAAGACGCTTGAGAGGTATCAAAGATGCACTTATGGAGAACTGGGAGCAAGTCAATCTGCTGAGGACGAACAGGTTGCCGATAGTTTCTCATTTGTAATTAGCTTTAAGATGGATACATCTATTACCTGCAATGACATAAGTTTG AGTAGATACCAAGACTACTTGAAGCTAAAAACGAAAGTAGAGGCCCTTCAACGCACGCAGAG ACATTTTCTTGGGGAAGATTTGGTTCATTTAGGCATGACGGAGCTTCAGCAGCTTGAGAATCAACTCGATATGTCATTGAAGAAAATCAGGTCCACGAAG ACCCAATTTATGCATGTTCAGATTTCTGAGCTTCAGAGGAAA GAAGAAATGCTGCTGGAAGCAAACACTGGACTGAGAAGGAAG TTGGAAGAAAGTACTGCTGACCTTCAACGATCATGGAATAGCCATCACCAGGCTGCTCAATTAGAAGGATTCCCTGAGCATTTGCAATTCAACAATACATTGCAGATCGG CTACAGTACTCCAGCAGTAACAAATGATGAGGTGAATGTAGCAACGTCATCGGAACAAAGTCGTCGGGGATTCATCCCTGGTTGGATGCTCTGA
- the LOC114822005 gene encoding agamous-like MADS-box protein MADS2 isoform X4 yields the protein MGRGKVELKRIENKINRQVTFAKRRKGLLKKAYELSVLCDAEVALIVFSTRGKLSEFSSGPSMAKTLERYQRCTYGELGASQSAEDEQSRYQDYLKLKTKVEALQRTQRHFLGEDLVHLGMTELQQLENQLDMSLKKIRSTKEEMLLEANTGLRRKLEESTADLQRSWNSHHQAAQLEGFPEHLQFNNTLQIGYSTPAVTNDEVNVATSSEQSRRGFIPGWML from the exons ATGGGAAGAGGGAAGGTGGAGCTGAAGAGGATCGAGAATAAGATAAATCGACAGGTAACATTTGCAAAAAGAAGGAAAGGGCTGCTAAAGAAGGCGTACGAGCTCTCAGTTCTCTGTGATGCTGAGGTTGCTCTCATCGTCTTCTCCACCCGTGGAAAGCTCTCTGAGTTCTCCAGCGGCCCTAG CATGGCGAAGACGCTTGAGAGGTATCAAAGATGCACTTATGGAGAACTGGGAGCAAGTCAATCTGCTGAGGACGAACAG AGTAGATACCAAGACTACTTGAAGCTAAAAACGAAAGTAGAGGCCCTTCAACGCACGCAGAG ACATTTTCTTGGGGAAGATTTGGTTCATTTAGGCATGACGGAGCTTCAGCAGCTTGAGAATCAACTCGATATGTCATTGAAGAAAATCAGGTCCACGAAG GAAGAAATGCTGCTGGAAGCAAACACTGGACTGAGAAGGAAG TTGGAAGAAAGTACTGCTGACCTTCAACGATCATGGAATAGCCATCACCAGGCTGCTCAATTAGAAGGATTCCCTGAGCATTTGCAATTCAACAATACATTGCAGATCGG CTACAGTACTCCAGCAGTAACAAATGATGAGGTGAATGTAGCAACGTCATCGGAACAAAGTCGTCGGGGATTCATCCCTGGTTGGATGCTCTGA
- the LOC114822005 gene encoding agamous-like MADS-box protein MADS2 isoform X3, with the protein MGRGKVELKRIENKINRQVTFAKRRKGLLKKAYELSVLCDAEVALIVFSTRGKLSEFSSGPSMAKTLERYQRCTYGELGASQSAEDEQSRYQDYLKLKTKVEALQRTQRHFLGEDLVHLGMTELQQLENQLDMSLKKIRSTKTQFMHVQISELQRKEEMLLEANTGLRRKLEESTADLQRSWNSHHQAAQLEGFPEHLQFNNTLQIGYSTPAVTNDEVNVATSSEQSRRGFIPGWML; encoded by the exons ATGGGAAGAGGGAAGGTGGAGCTGAAGAGGATCGAGAATAAGATAAATCGACAGGTAACATTTGCAAAAAGAAGGAAAGGGCTGCTAAAGAAGGCGTACGAGCTCTCAGTTCTCTGTGATGCTGAGGTTGCTCTCATCGTCTTCTCCACCCGTGGAAAGCTCTCTGAGTTCTCCAGCGGCCCTAG CATGGCGAAGACGCTTGAGAGGTATCAAAGATGCACTTATGGAGAACTGGGAGCAAGTCAATCTGCTGAGGACGAACAG AGTAGATACCAAGACTACTTGAAGCTAAAAACGAAAGTAGAGGCCCTTCAACGCACGCAGAG ACATTTTCTTGGGGAAGATTTGGTTCATTTAGGCATGACGGAGCTTCAGCAGCTTGAGAATCAACTCGATATGTCATTGAAGAAAATCAGGTCCACGAAG ACCCAATTTATGCATGTTCAGATTTCTGAGCTTCAGAGGAAA GAAGAAATGCTGCTGGAAGCAAACACTGGACTGAGAAGGAAG TTGGAAGAAAGTACTGCTGACCTTCAACGATCATGGAATAGCCATCACCAGGCTGCTCAATTAGAAGGATTCCCTGAGCATTTGCAATTCAACAATACATTGCAGATCGG CTACAGTACTCCAGCAGTAACAAATGATGAGGTGAATGTAGCAACGTCATCGGAACAAAGTCGTCGGGGATTCATCCCTGGTTGGATGCTCTGA